Genomic DNA from Hordeum vulgare subsp. vulgare chromosome 2H, MorexV3_pseudomolecules_assembly, whole genome shotgun sequence:
agtggagagcgaaaacaaacatagttggctatggttcctgtgttgcctgaagatgggtgtcatcaaagaccgggaaggggtttgcatcatctctgatcgcaacaccggactattaagcgcgcttgagataattaaggcttcacaagatccaaattgggggtggcccgatctggagacaaggtggtgcatgaggcatttggcagctaatttttattcgaaattcaaaaacaaagattggttcAAGCTATTCAAGAGGATGTGCATGCAGAAAACTACAGCAAAAATGAGTGCTATCTGGGCAGGTATCAATGGTCAGATCGAGCGCGCATCCCTCCAGGCGAGAGAAGACCGGAGGGGTCGTCGAAGAGCAATAAATTTGAGCCAGTGGATTAATGAGAATTGTCCCAATTTGTACAAGTGGGCGCAGTCTCATGACACTGGCGCTAGATACGGTATAATGACAAGCAACATGTCCGAGGTGTACAATGGTGTTCTTAAAGGGGTGAGGGCACTACCTATCACAGCACTAATTGATGAAACTTGGAACCGGACTGTGTCATACTTTGCAGATAGAGTCACCGTTGCCAAGGGGCTAGTTGATTTGAACAAGACCTGGTCTGAGAAGATGCAAAGACATCTTGATGACAAAGCAAAGAAGTCGCAAAGACATGGGTGCAGGCAGGTAGATGCACTTAGGAATAAATGGGAAGTTAGTGTGCGAGCAAAGTTTGTGAATGGTCACCACAGGGGAGCAAAAAAACAAGCTGTGACGCTTGGCGCAACCTCGTGTGAGTGCACTTGCAACAAGCCCAAGCTTCTGGGATATCCTTGTAGTCACGTATTGCGGGCAGCTGCAGatcaacaaattagtgtcgagtcgTACGTATCACCATACTTCAACATGCACAATTTGTACAACACTTGGAACGGTGAGTTTTGGGCATGGGGCATTGATACGAACTACAATCAATTATGGCCAGAAGGCACCACATGGGTTCCAGATCCCGAATTGATGCGAACCAGCAAGGGACGACGTCAGTCTAGGCGTCATCGCAATGACATGGACCACAGCCAGTTGGGAGAACCAAGGCGATGCCGCGTATGTAGGTGTGCTGGTCACCCGCGTAGGGACTGTCCGTATCGTAACAACAACACtgcgtgatgtaatattcggaacatgtattttaatttaatcgtgatgtaatattcggaacatgtattttaatttaatcgtgatgtaatattcggaacatgtattttaatttaatcgtgatgtaatattcggaatatttaatttttttcatCGTGATTGCAGGTTATGGCTGAAATGCCCCAGCTTTTGAATGGTTATCATGACAACCACCACCGTTGCCAGCTTTTCATAAATCCAAATCATGAAAATCCTCCTCAGACCTTCCGGCTTCGAACTGTAAAGACGCCCTGGTCAATAGAGAATCGGTTCCTTGAACACCTTGAGGCTTATGGACTCCTACATTTTGCGAACATCGCAGCTCGTCGAGGTAGTTTTACTGCTGACCCATCCCTTTTGACATCCCTCGTTGATAGATGGAGACCGGAGACCCACACATTTCACTTTCGATGTGGAGAGCTTGCACCTACTCTAAAAGATGTGTCAATGATCACAGCTTTACCAATTAGAGGTGTGCCAGTGGTACATCCACGAGTTTCTCCTAATTGGCCAGCAGATGTCTCTGCCCGTCTGAGGCTCGAAATGCCCATATCAGATCGTTCTGGTCCGCCTCGAGGTGTCCCACACAGCTGGCTTCGTATTAACTTCGAAATTTTATCTACCCATGCTGATCCTGAGACAACGAAGAGACACTTGTTTGCATATTTGTTGTGGCTCTTCGGTGTGATGTTTCCTAATTCTCACGGGGATGTAGTTTTGCCTGGTCTCATCTATTTTGCCGCAAAGATAGTTGACGAACCTTTACCCCAAAATCCACCATATAGCTTTGGTTCTGCTTTGCTTTCTCACACATACCGAGGGTTGTGTGATGCCACTCAAAAAACGGCATTCACATCTAAAGCTCCATTACTTTGTGTCTCCTACGAGTTTCTACAGTTGTGGTCCTGGGAATACTTACCTGTAGGACGACCGCAGATAGTAGAACCCGCAACCCCGTACAACTATGGTGAGGGTGTTGTAACTATGTCCACTCGGTGGATGCTGGGTCGAAAAAAATGGTCTACTAAAATTGCAAAAAATTGTTACCCCATATACCATGATCAGTTTGAGCTTCTTAACGACTCACTAATAACATGGAACCCGTGGACTGAGGCGCACATTGATATGGTATTTGGTTCGCAACACATGCCAGTGGAATGCGTGAGAGATAGTGCCTTTTGGATGACTCGCTGCAATTTACTCTATCTATGGTTTGTGGAACCGTATAATCCTGACCGTGTCATGAGACAGTTCGGTctatatcaagatattccaccaccggttccaagatgtatcgacgaagaaactcataagtaagtaagatgtgacctagctaaatagatattccatcaactattcttgattttttttttgttatCTATAATTACAGGATGAGCAATATGGGCAGATCTGGTGTGGACTGGAATGCAGAAAACATTGAATGGATAAATCAGTGGAATAATGAAGCTCTACAAAATATAGTGCCTCAGCAACGGTAATTTTACTAATGTTAATTTAATTATGTGCTTATAAAATACAGAATGTGATGTCAATTTAGTAATGTTAATTTATTTATGCAGAACGTACGATGCAACTACGACAGAAGCGTACTATAATTGGTATCGCATGAGCACGCGTACTAGACTGACGAGCGAACCACCTACGATGCCAACACATCCAACGCATATGGAACAGTTGCAGACACGGATGGACACATCATCAGCTTACTATCGTGACTCCGCGGTAATAATCAACATCTTGCTATTCAGGTCCATCATTTCATAAACAATTTAACCAACGAAGAACGATTATTTTCAGATTGATATTTGCACCCAAGTACAAGCGATGGCGAGTGAAGGAATGCGAGCCGAGGGAAGTGATCCTAAACGCAGGTCGTGGTTTAAAAAAATTAGCGAATTCGTGAGCACAAGGATTACAAGATGCGGTACAGAGAACGACGTTGTCACTGCAGCGTACAACATTCCGGAACCGAGGTCAGCTAGACCGAGTGGGGCGCCGTCGTCGTCCATGCGGTGGGCAGAGGGTCGTAATACTATGCCGACACTTCCACGACATGACTCTTCTCTACCAATACATGGGCAGACATCAGAGGTAAATGCTCCAGATGTAGGATCGACACCCGAACAGACTCATTTCGTGGAGCAGGATGCATATACAGCATATGACGCACACATTCAAGGATCTCAGCCATATCTGCCCACACGAGGGATTAGGATGCCCGAGGAGAATCGTTGGGCTGAGACAAGCGAGGGAGCACAAAGCTACAACAGCGGACAGGTATGTACAATTATAATAAGCAATTACACATCTTTTTGCTACacacaatttattttaaaaacattttttCGTGGACCAGGAAATTAATGATCCATCATGGGGAGATGAACATACCCAGCGTGGCGTACAGAAAGAAATACTCACAGAAACCCATGATACTCAATGCACGCTCCCAGGAATGATAAATGATTTTTTCAGGCAGGACGTTATTGGTCCATCTTACATCAATTCTGAGTCACAACCATTCACCTACAATTTAGAATCATCGTCTCAATATGGATTTCAGACTCCGCCACCTATGCATCAGTCGCAGACACAGGAACACGAGGGACAGTACGGTCGTGGTCTTCGTGAACACAGACCCCCTGATCGATTGTCACCCTCCGGTCGTCGGGCAAGGCCAGCTGGTCGTCGTCGCATAGGGTGATTCGTCTATGTATGTGTGCGAACAATTGCATCTCTCTATGTCAGTTTCAAACTTTCAGATGTACGTACAAGACATCTATGTAGTTTCATGAAATAAAAGTTCGCGATATATTTGAAGTTGCttccataaaataagatacataaaataagattcataaaataatatacataaaataacatacataaaataagatacattaagatgtagagttcataaaaaaaactacataaagtcgtcgtcatccttcgacgatgcagagctctctccctttgacgaagcgctactcttggccttcgatgatgatgcgctcttggccttcgtcgatgacgcgctcttggtactcggcatgaagatatcgtcttcgtcctcactatcgtcaatccacaagaagggatgttttactccacctccaccgcgtatgtgttggcctttcttcttccatctttcattcaaccgcagaagttctttccgaatctcctcatatgtccttgcaggccaccccttcctagctaatgcgtgggcaacctcattcagtagcgtgtcactactgatgagttcgtcccatgaaactattctattatctatcttgaaattgctagctaagcgcagaagacactcggacataccactatgaaaactacgatcgaaaggataatgagacattttcaGCACACTCCTTACCGACCTTGGTCTGtagggggttttataggtgcagcagagcgagacgaataACTAATGGCGGGAAAACGAGGCGGGAAAGCGAGGGCGGGAAAGCAAGGGCGGGAAAACAAGGGCGGGAACAAACTGGCGGCAAAGCTATACGCGGGataaaatggcgggaaagcgaggcgggaaataaatggcgggataaaatgaacatacacgtagctgaaattaagatacccaTTGCGGAAACTAAGATACAATTTGCCAAAATTAAGATACATCTTGCAGAAATAAGATACAACTAAGACAACTTaacatacaataaaataaatctactgagtccaacgtggatattttccttttccatcaccagcttcttctgctgccttggcggcacgagccctttctctctttctctccctctcagcttcacgggcctgttcccgctgtctgtaaacctcctccagccgaagtttctcttcttgatttttccttttcatctcatcaagaaaagccctctgctccacacagtaatcttcccactctttcttctgctctgctttctcctctgcttcagccttctcacgacgctcttccaagtccaagctagcccatgcacggcgacctctttcacgaatctcggtcaccgcccagtccggcatttccgtgtcaatccaacgatagtacatgcagagaggaggaggagactaaaggatggatcagattcaagtaaacaataaaatcaaataacaataatctggatgactagagcataccggaggcctgacgtacgcagaaatagattcgggtggatcagattcataattggcgcacatgaaaaacttcatgcccaaccaatctgaaaaatccgtcacctccttcaccttgcagacatctccgcaccaacaccgaactgcttccaccccccgaggcaagcttgcactctgcattttcctaggcctaatgctctgatccgaacaaggcaaactcatactgactatggaggtgcaggtgctttgaagtctgtctgatggtgaagagagtttcactccctgcctccttttataggctctgTCGGATGTCTACGCGGGAAAAAAGGGCGCGAAAACGAGAAACTGCAGCGGGAAACTTAGGCGGGAAAATTAGGCGGGAAACTATTGCACTGCTCGTCCGTCGTTATCGCGTGTCACTGCTGCGATAGCAATCAAACATTCACTCTCAAAATATTTGATCGAGAGCTAAAACATACTTTCTCTATAAATAAATATAAGAAACGCTATTGTAAACAATGTTGACATAGAGATAAAAGCCCCGCGAACAGTGTCGACCAGGACACAAAGAGTCACTCTAAAAACGCCGCGGTGAACAATGCTGACCCGAAGATGACAGCCCCGTGAAACCACTTAGCCATCCGTAGTATATGCCTTCCATGCACTTAGCCATCCGTGCAACTTgcacaatatttttgttcaaaaggaTTGCACGGTCCGAACCGAAGCAAAGGAGTAAATTTCGCACTGTTTCGTCGGTGGAGAGCGGGAAAAATCACACAGTTCAGGCCGGCCGCGCGGGAAAAATTCGAGCGGGAAAGAGCATCGGAATCAGCGCAATCAATCAGCAACAGTGCCGGCGCGCGGAGAAATGCACCTGGccgcctgctcccgaggcggcagggcccacccggctgcacctggccgcctgctcccgaggcggcagggcccacccggCCTTGTCCGTTACGGGCAGGAATGGGGGGAACGGGTtcccgcgccggccgccaggggcggtggcggcaggccccggCCGCCAGGGGCTGTGGCGGCAGGCCCCCCGGCCGCCTCctgcggtggcggcaggtgccacgtgccgcctggcgcgcctgccgccgcCCGGGGTGGGGGTCTTTTTGGCCATTTGCACTGGAAGGTGGTCTTTTTTGACAATCCCACTCGAcagggggtccttttggacaaaaactCCATCTAAGGATCTTGCAAGATCGCTGCTGGCATTTCCACGAGACTCAGGATTGGCGACGCCCCCAAGCTGCACGCATTTGGGTACTTGGAGCCAGGACAGGTCCTCAAGATCCGAGACACCATCATCATGGTAAATCTCTAGTCTCCATTTGTTCAGTTAACAAATATGTTCAACTGGTCGAGGTCTATATATGACTCAATTGTGCCATGttctttttttttattattgGGAAATTTTCAGCCAGGAATAGCAAGCGCAAGCGCAGTGGTCACAAGCGTGAAGGTTCTGAGCTTGAATGTGTGTTTCGGAGTTCGCAGTGATGTCCAGATGGTGCCCGCCTTCCTCAGATGCTTTCCCAACGCAGAGAGACTGCATATCATGGTATTTTCTCCAATACATGGTCTTTTCTCCAATACATGGTCTGCTCTTTATGTGGTTGTGGGGAGAACTGCTGCATATTATGATTGATTGCATACATCAAGTATGCAAGTCAGTCGTTGTGAACTTGTGGTAGCTATTTGCATGGCCTTTTTAATTTTGTGCACTGTAATTCAGACCAAGATATGTGTTACAAGTTAAATTCCATGCCTTCCCATTTATTCTCAGCCACCTTCAGGTCTTCTCGACAATCTATAGACTAGAATACACAGTTAGAATTATGGAGAGTTTCATGCTGATCTGCTTATGTTAATGACATTTGGTAATATATATTTTTTCCTGTGGCACAATGATTATCATTGCTGTATATTGATTTACAGTGGTTTACTTCCTTACATGTATCcatattttcttgttctaatGTTTCTCACTGTGTTCTTACGAGCTAATAGTATTTGTGCTAACTGCTATGGCAGTTTGCTTTTAGGGTATTGTTATACAAACATTACAAATATTTTCGATAAGACTAAAGTCATCCATTGTGGACTGAAACTTGCAGCCTCACATATATCCAGTTTAGCGCCAGCCGCATACaccattcttttctttctctgcaCCACTAGGTTCTTTGGTAATTAGTACTGTATTACATTCTGATCCTTTCCTCCATTGAAGTATAGAGTTGTCAGTGAGGGTCCTTAGTCATCACATCTCCTACAAATCGGATCCAGCATTTAGTCATGGACCAGTATAATTTGCAGTACTGTAGTGTTGAGTTGTTCGCACTGCATATGGTGTAGATTCTGAACTTGGCTGCAAAAATGCTCTGTTTGCTCACAGAAAAAAAGGCATTCataataccattccctttgttacCCTTTTCCTTACGGAGAGTTAATGGAAACTAGGGAGCAATTTATGTCACCTTATTCTTGCTCTCTGCTTAATAAATTTCTGTGCATGTCACTTCAATTTTTTATTTCATCTTGGAGCAGATTTTGTTGCTTGCAGTGTTCTCCCTTATTTGCATAGATCTGTCAAGTCAATTATCATTAGAGTTCtttatgatctttttagttctttctACTGTGAAATGTATGTAGTTATGCATGCTAGGAGAAGTAATTTGCCCGCAAATAACAGAATAAGATGATGATAACATCATCAATATGAGTACGCATAATTGATCAATAACGACCATATTCGTTCTTGACTAATATAGCTAAAAACCTAAAGCATTGTCATTCATTCTCAACCATCAGGCTGTTTCTACTACCCATGCAAACTAGAGTATGCAATTATAATTATTGGGGTTACATGTTCATCTTTTTCTATGGTAAGATATTTGTTACTGTAGTTTTGTTGTGCAACAGTTGATTTGTATTGCTTTGCTTCTTGAATTTGCCGGTATGTCCAGATTTAGTGTTTTTCTCATCGCGTTCATACCAGCTGGCGGTTTGTTGTGGAGTGTGGATGTTGCAAATGGCATGTAATTCTTATTTCGAACTAACCAAACTATACATAATAAACCAGCATATTTGATGCATTGGAGTAGTATTGATTTGTCAtgagtccaacaacataattaatTTGAGGCTTTCCTGAGATGCTTTCCCAATTATTGACCGATCCTACTAATTTTTGCAGAGTAAGCGATGCGCTGAACCCACTGGCAACTACCTCACCCTCAACTTCTGGGAGGAGTCTGACCCCGAAAAAACCCTCCTCTCGCGCATCAGGGTGATGAGTCTCAGTGAGTTCACGGGGGACCCAGGCGAGGTCGGTTTCCTCGAGTTCTTCTTCCGGAACGCACGGGCGCTGGACAACGCGTCTATTTCCATGGCCAACCCAAGATTCACACCATTCTCGATGGAGGAGGCGTATGCCAAAGTGAAACGCAGCTCGAGAATCAAGGCAAGTAAATCCAACATGGTTGTCCTTGGGAGCACCGGCCCTGCAGGAGGTAAGCTCTGGAGCTTGAAAGACGGCACGGATTTTTCGTTCCATGACCCCTTCTCGGTGGTGGAGGTGGTCGGCTGAGCTTCAGTTTCTGTGGAGGAGTGGAGTGATTGTTTTCTGATGCAAAACTCTTTCTGTTGCTGGCCGTGCCCTTGTGATGGTGGCAAATTAATTTGAGGCTTGATGCAAACTATTCAGCAGCCTAATGAGCTGATATTTTGCTTGACATGTGTTACCACTTCCCTGTCTATCTATGCTCTTTGAACCATACCATTTGTGGCAACATGTTTCATTCTTTGCAGTagctgtttttcttcttcttttaggTCGATGAGAAAGCGAAAATGCCCCTCCCCTCTCCTAAAATTTCTCTGAATGAATGAAACATGATAAATAGCAGGTTCTTTAATTCCAAAGCATGAAAGGCGTAAATAAATTATGATAACATGCTTCACCATAGTATTCAACGCTAGCCACCCAAACCTGCTTAGCAGAGAGCAATTTCTGGTTGTTAAAAATTGTATCAGTTTGGAAAAGATAATTAAATTGAGAATATGGGATTTTTTTTTCTTATGATGTATGGACTGTTGTGTGGTCTTTTTTATCTGTTATTTGAGAAAAGTATATTGAAATTGAGAACATGAAATTGATACTGCAAGTATACCAAGAAATGCACTTTCAGTATTTAGAAATTCCTTTTTGTAGAAACTAATGTTAGAATCATCACATTGAAGACTATATCCATGTCCTAAGGGATA
This window encodes:
- the LOC123429321 gene encoding serine/threonine-protein phosphatase 7 long form homolog, which encodes MITALPIRGVPVVHPRVSPNWPADVSARLRLEMPISDRSGPPRGVPHSWLRINFEILSTHADPETTKRHLFAYLLWLFGVMFPNSHGDVVLPGLIYFAAKIVDEPLPQNPPYSFGSALLSHTYRGLCDATQKTAFTSKAPLLCVSYEFLQLWSWEYLPVGRPQIVEPATPYNYGEGVVTMSTRWMLGRKKWSTKIAKNCYPIYHDQFELLNDSLITWNPWTEAHIDMVFGSQHMPVECVRDSAFWMTRCNLLYLWFVEPYNPDRVMRQFGLYQDIPPPVPRCIDEETHKMSNMGRSGVDWNAENIEWINQWNNEALQNIVPQQR